A single region of the Deltaproteobacteria bacterium genome encodes:
- a CDS encoding DUF1844 domain-containing protein — protein MSDKNIDKKYEDLSCSCADLPQLDFGTFVLSMSSSALVHLGEVPEPESGQVMENILAAKQTIDILCMLERKTKGNLTPQEARLLKDMLFELRMKYVQKAK, from the coding sequence ATGAGCGACAAAAATATCGATAAGAAATACGAAGATTTGTCTTGTTCCTGCGCGGACTTGCCGCAGCTTGATTTTGGTACCTTTGTTTTGTCGATGAGTTCTTCGGCCCTGGTTCATCTGGGCGAGGTACCGGAACCGGAAAGCGGCCAGGTTATGGAAAATATTCTGGCAGCCAAGCAAACCATCGATATTCTGTGCATGTTGGAGCGTAAGACCAAGGGCAACCTGACCCCGCAAGAGGCGCGGTTACTCAAGGACATGTTGTTTGAATTGCGGATGAAATACGTCCAGAAGGCCAAATAG
- a CDS encoding N-acetyl-gamma-glutamyl-phosphate reductase, translating to MKRVGLVGVTGYTGMELARILLGHPGMRLTQVTSRKEAGKRLAEIYPFLQGTELSDLMITAPDTSFLAANCDLVFLAVPHCTAMEMAAELRAKGARVVDLSADFRLRSKDVYESWYKVEHTRPDLLPEAVYGLPELYADRIVGASLVANPGCYPTSAILALYPALKAGLISPEDLVVDSKSGTTGAGRKAGVGTLFCEVSDTFRAYNLTKHRHTPEIEQELGLAVGREIRLSFNTHLVPMNRGILTTSYAKLAAGVDLDRVRDTYTGFYAGKPWVRILPAGVLPETRWVRGTNFCDIGLVTDDRTGRLITVSAIDNLCRGASGQAVANANLMLGLDLSTGLSQAAMMP from the coding sequence ATGAAACGTGTTGGATTGGTCGGGGTGACCGGCTACACGGGCATGGAGCTGGCCCGGATTCTTCTGGGGCATCCCGGCATGCGCCTGACACAGGTCACATCCCGCAAGGAAGCGGGCAAGCGGCTGGCGGAAATTTATCCGTTTCTGCAGGGCACCGAATTGTCGGACTTGATGATTACCGCGCCGGACACATCTTTTCTGGCCGCCAACTGCGATCTGGTTTTTTTGGCCGTGCCGCATTGCACGGCCATGGAAATGGCCGCCGAGCTGCGTGCCAAGGGCGCGCGGGTGGTCGATCTGAGCGCGGATTTCCGGCTGCGTTCCAAGGATGTCTACGAAAGTTGGTACAAGGTCGAGCACACCCGCCCCGACCTGTTGCCCGAGGCTGTCTATGGTTTGCCCGAGCTGTACGCGGACCGGATCGTCGGGGCGAGTCTGGTGGCCAACCCGGGTTGCTATCCGACCTCGGCCATCCTGGCCCTGTACCCGGCCTTGAAGGCCGGACTGATCTCGCCCGAGGATTTGGTCGTGGATTCCAAATCCGGTACCACCGGTGCCGGGCGCAAGGCGGGCGTGGGTACGTTGTTTTGTGAAGTATCCGATACATTCCGGGCATATAATTTAACCAAACACCGCCATACTCCGGAAATTGAGCAGGAATTGGGTCTGGCTGTGGGGCGGGAGATACGTCTGTCCTTCAACACCCATCTTGTGCCCATGAACCGGGGCATTCTGACCACGTCCTATGCCAAGCTCGCGGCCGGTGTGGATTTGGATCGGGTTCGGGACACCTATACCGGTTTTTATGCCGGAAAACCCTGGGTCAGGATTTTGCCAGCGGGGGTGCTTCCCGAGACGCGCTGGGTGCGCGGCACCAATTTTTGCGACATCGGTTTGGTCACCGACGATCGGACCGGCAGATTGATCACGGTTTCAGCCATCGATAATCTTTGCCGGGGCGCGTCCGGACAGGCCGTGGCCAATGCCAATCTGATGTTGGGGCTGGATTTGTCCACTGGTCTGTCCCAGGCTGCCATGATGCCGTAA